A region from the Mucilaginibacter sp. CSA2-8R genome encodes:
- a CDS encoding valine--tRNA ligase has product MSISKTYQFNEVEDKWYSYWLQHQFFKSVPDEREPYTIVIPPPNVTGVLHMGHMLNNTIQDVLIRRARMKGKNACWVPGTDHASIATEAKVVAMLKERGISKHDLTRDEFLKYAWEWKDKYGGIILEQLKKLGASCDWDRTRFTMEPELSEAVIDTFVHLYKKGLIYRGIRMVNWDPKGLTAVSDEEVIRKEVQQKLYYIKYQFAEGDGYLTIATTRPETIMADCAVCINPNDERYTHLHGKKVLVPLINREIPVILDEYVTMDFGTGCLKVTPAHDLNDYELGQKHNLPVIDILNDDGSLNDKAEILIGEDRFAARKKIAVLLQEADALEKVEEYKSQIGFSERTDAAIEPKLSMQWFCKMQEMAKPALDYVLEGDIKLIPDKFINTYRHWMENVKDWNISRQLWWGQRIPAWYNDKGQWVVAKTESEAQAAFEAQGQSASGLRQDEDVLDTWFSSWLWPISVFDGFKDPENADINYYYPTNDLVTAPEILFFWVARMIMAGHEFRGQVPFKNVYLTGIVRDKLGRKMSKSLGNSPDPIDLIGKYGADGVRVGMLLCSPAGNDLMFDESYCEQGRNFANKVWNAFRLVKGWEVSVSLENANATAISWFKGRFNQALAEIEDLFAQYRLSEAVMAVYKLVWDDFCAWYLEMVKPPYQQPIDKATYEVTISYFEDILKLLHPFMPFITEELWHDELFGERDALDCCIVAQLPVVAEVNTVLLNQCENIKQVITEVRNTRNSKQISPKESLELLIKQNSSDQYEAFLPILSKLGNLSHIKFVDDKVLGAANFMVSTDEFFIPLSSNIDVDAERLRLQKDKEYLLGFLQAVDKKLSNEKFVNNAKPEVIANERKKKADAEAKLKITEDNLELLAN; this is encoded by the coding sequence ATGAGTATTTCAAAAACCTATCAGTTTAATGAAGTTGAAGATAAATGGTACAGCTACTGGTTACAGCACCAATTTTTTAAATCGGTGCCAGACGAGCGCGAACCATACACTATAGTTATACCGCCCCCCAACGTGACCGGTGTTTTACACATGGGCCACATGTTAAATAATACCATTCAGGATGTACTGATACGCCGTGCCCGCATGAAAGGCAAAAATGCCTGCTGGGTACCGGGTACAGATCACGCCAGTATTGCTACCGAGGCAAAAGTGGTAGCTATGTTAAAAGAGCGTGGTATCAGCAAGCATGACCTTACCCGCGATGAATTTTTGAAATACGCCTGGGAATGGAAGGATAAATATGGCGGCATAATCTTAGAGCAGCTTAAAAAGTTAGGTGCGTCGTGCGATTGGGACCGTACCCGGTTTACTATGGAACCCGAACTTTCAGAAGCTGTTATTGATACCTTTGTTCATCTGTATAAAAAAGGTCTGATTTACCGCGGTATCCGTATGGTTAACTGGGACCCTAAAGGCCTCACTGCCGTATCTGACGAGGAAGTTATCCGTAAAGAGGTACAACAGAAACTTTATTACATCAAGTACCAATTTGCCGAAGGCGATGGTTACCTTACCATTGCTACCACCCGTCCGGAAACTATTATGGCCGACTGTGCCGTGTGCATTAACCCTAACGATGAGCGTTACACACACCTGCATGGCAAAAAAGTATTAGTGCCGCTTATTAACCGCGAAATACCGGTGATACTGGACGAATACGTAACCATGGATTTTGGTACCGGTTGTTTAAAGGTTACCCCGGCGCACGATCTAAATGATTATGAACTTGGGCAAAAACACAACCTGCCGGTAATTGACATTTTGAACGATGACGGCTCACTGAATGATAAAGCCGAAATACTGATAGGAGAAGATCGTTTTGCTGCACGTAAAAAAATTGCGGTTTTACTGCAGGAGGCGGATGCTTTAGAAAAGGTAGAAGAATACAAATCGCAAATAGGGTTTTCGGAACGTACCGATGCGGCAATTGAGCCTAAGCTGTCTATGCAATGGTTTTGCAAAATGCAGGAGATGGCTAAACCAGCGCTTGATTACGTGCTCGAAGGTGATATCAAGCTCATTCCTGATAAGTTTATTAATACCTACCGCCACTGGATGGAAAACGTAAAAGACTGGAATATTAGTCGGCAGCTTTGGTGGGGGCAGCGTATACCGGCCTGGTATAATGATAAGGGGCAGTGGGTTGTTGCTAAAACCGAGTCAGAAGCTCAAGCGGCATTCGAAGCTCAAGGTCAGTCGGCTAGTGGCCTGCGCCAGGACGAAGATGTGCTTGATACCTGGTTTTCTTCATGGTTATGGCCAATTTCAGTTTTTGACGGCTTTAAAGACCCTGAAAACGCCGATATCAATTATTATTATCCTACCAATGATTTGGTAACTGCTCCCGAAATACTCTTCTTTTGGGTAGCCCGTATGATTATGGCCGGTCACGAATTTAGAGGCCAGGTGCCTTTTAAAAATGTGTACTTGACCGGTATAGTGCGTGATAAGTTAGGCCGCAAAATGTCTAAATCATTAGGCAACTCGCCTGACCCGATTGACCTGATCGGAAAGTACGGTGCAGATGGCGTACGTGTAGGGATGTTGCTTTGCTCGCCTGCCGGTAACGACCTGATGTTTGACGAGAGCTACTGCGAACAAGGCCGTAATTTTGCTAACAAAGTTTGGAATGCCTTTAGGCTGGTAAAAGGTTGGGAGGTTAGTGTTAGTTTAGAAAATGCGAATGCGACAGCCATAAGTTGGTTTAAAGGCCGTTTTAATCAGGCTTTAGCCGAAATTGAAGATTTGTTTGCGCAATATCGTTTATCAGAAGCGGTAATGGCCGTTTATAAGCTGGTGTGGGACGATTTTTGCGCCTGGTATCTCGAAATGGTAAAGCCACCTTATCAGCAGCCTATTGATAAAGCAACTTACGAGGTAACCATCAGTTACTTTGAAGATATTTTAAAATTATTGCATCCCTTTATGCCGTTTATCACCGAAGAATTATGGCATGACGAACTGTTTGGTGAGCGCGATGCGCTGGATTGTTGTATAGTAGCTCAACTGCCGGTTGTTGCCGAAGTTAACACTGTGCTTCTTAACCAATGCGAAAATATTAAGCAGGTGATTACCGAGGTGCGTAACACAAGAAACAGCAAGCAAATATCGCCTAAAGAAAGTTTAGAATTACTTATTAAACAAAATTCATCAGATCAATATGAGGCATTTTTGCCTATATTGAGCAAGTTGGGTAATTTAAGCCACATTAAGTTCGTTGATGATAAAGTACTGGGTGCTGCAAACTTTATGGTATCTACGGATGAGTTTTTTATACCGTTGAGTAGTAATATCGATGTTGACGCAGAGCGTTTGCGCTTACAGAAAGACAAGGAATATCTTCTTGGATTTCTGCAAGCGGTTGATAAGAAGCTATCCAACGAAAAATTTGTAAATAATGCCAAGCCTGAAGTGATAGCGAATGAGCGGAAGAAGAAAGCAGATGCTGAGGCAAAACTTAAAATAACAGAAGATAATTTAGAACTTTTGGCAAACTAA
- a CDS encoding ATP-binding protein, whose protein sequence is MSKPGFNNLSLKEILSGEQSLLTQARIRLLYYGMCLIFISLVALIVSVIFTKQYTLLGIAISGTITLGIIFKFLTWKANWEFVTHTLLSLGTLMNWFDLLIIFQKVDVITIQVVLIIIVFSFYMLGQKWGMIYSAVNLLPVLFFMFYAYTNVYNIGITAEHLDQSTIIVSVISNFIVMVFIHNHFYTAFQNNLLELKRNSEEQTKLNINLEKAIEKAEKSTQAKSEFLSTMSHEIRTPLNAVIGMSNLLMMSNPRTDQKENLEILRFSASNLLAIVNDVLDFNKIESGKVVFENIRFDLTELMNNICGGQIIKANEKGLDFKLMIDEKLTHKTVIGDPTRIAQIIFNLVSNAIKFTTDGYVKVNVTCEEDHNNYMNVRFSVKDSGIGIQGDSLKAIFEPFTQESVTTTRQYGGTGLGLAIVKRLLELKGVQMQVNSKPGLGSEFWFYLNMPVVKLESAVAEPALIPKVEADNESQLKSLHILVAEDNMINTMLMKKFFSKWAIEASFAENGKIAVEMVQQGNYDIVLMDLQMPVLNGFDAAVQIRKLEDKQKANIPIVALTASALTDIRERVFDAGMNDYLSKPFKPEELKEKVLTLVNQKKVVTNA, encoded by the coding sequence ATGAGTAAGCCGGGGTTTAACAACCTTTCTTTAAAAGAGATATTGTCTGGTGAGCAGTCGTTGCTCACACAGGCACGCATACGCCTTTTATATTATGGCATGTGCCTTATCTTTATTTCGCTGGTAGCGCTTATTGTAAGCGTAATTTTTACCAAGCAGTATACCCTTTTAGGTATTGCTATAAGCGGCACCATTACGCTAGGTATTATATTTAAGTTCTTGACCTGGAAGGCAAATTGGGAGTTTGTTACCCACACCTTGCTGTCTTTAGGAACGCTGATGAATTGGTTCGACCTTTTGATTATCTTTCAAAAGGTCGATGTTATTACCATACAGGTGGTACTCATCATTATTGTGTTCAGCTTTTATATGCTTGGACAAAAATGGGGGATGATTTACTCTGCAGTCAATCTTCTTCCGGTTTTGTTCTTTATGTTTTATGCTTATACCAATGTCTACAATATTGGTATCACAGCCGAGCATCTTGATCAGTCTACCATTATCGTTTCGGTAATATCCAATTTTATCGTAATGGTGTTTATTCATAACCACTTTTACACGGCGTTTCAAAATAATCTGCTCGAGCTTAAACGCAACAGCGAAGAGCAAACCAAGCTCAATATTAACCTTGAAAAGGCCATCGAGAAAGCCGAAAAATCAACGCAGGCCAAATCGGAGTTTTTATCTACCATGTCGCACGAGATCCGTACGCCGCTCAACGCAGTAATTGGTATGAGTAACCTGCTCATGATGAGCAACCCGCGTACAGACCAAAAAGAGAATCTTGAAATTCTGCGGTTTTCGGCTAGTAATTTATTGGCTATTGTTAACGATGTACTCGATTTTAACAAGATAGAATCGGGTAAGGTAGTGTTTGAAAATATAAGGTTTGATTTAACCGAGCTGATGAACAACATCTGCGGGGGGCAAATTATTAAAGCCAACGAGAAAGGGCTCGACTTTAAATTGATGATTGATGAAAAACTCACTCACAAAACTGTAATTGGGGACCCTACCCGCATTGCTCAAATTATTTTTAACCTGGTGAGCAACGCCATTAAGTTTACCACTGATGGTTATGTAAAAGTAAATGTGACCTGCGAAGAGGATCACAACAATTACATGAACGTGCGCTTTTCGGTAAAAGACTCGGGTATTGGTATACAGGGCGACAGCCTCAAAGCCATATTTGAGCCTTTCACCCAGGAATCGGTTACTACCACACGCCAATACGGCGGCACGGGTTTAGGATTGGCTATTGTAAAGCGGTTGTTAGAGTTAAAAGGGGTGCAAATGCAGGTAAACAGTAAGCCTGGGCTTGGGTCCGAGTTTTGGTTTTACCTCAATATGCCTGTGGTAAAACTAGAGTCAGCAGTAGCCGAGCCTGCGTTAATACCAAAAGTTGAAGCCGATAACGAAAGTCAGTTAAAAAGCCTTCATATTTTAGTGGCCGAAGACAACATGATTAACACCATGTTGATGAAAAAATTCTTTTCTAAATGGGCTATTGAAGCTTCATTTGCCGAGAACGGTAAAATAGCCGTCGAGATGGTGCAGCAAGGGAATTATGACATCGTATTAATGGATTTACAGATGCCTGTGCTTAATGGTTTCGATGCTGCAGTGCAGATTCGCAAACTGGAAGATAAGCAAAAAGCAAATATACCTATTGTAGCGCTTACCGCGTCTGCCCTTACCGACATCCGCGAACGGGTTTTTGATGCCGGCATGAACGATTATTTATCTAAGCCCTTTAAGCCTGAGGAGCTTAAAGAAAAAGTGTTAACGTTGGTTAACCAAAAAAAAGTTGTAACTAATGCCTAA
- a CDS encoding type I restriction enzyme HsdR N-terminal domain-containing protein codes for MDLLQPLNLPPYPFKLTEQNGQLYIFDVLRKKQLLLTPEEWVRQHFVQYLMQMKGYPKTLIKLEGGLKVNGMAKRSDIVIFNQHGEKSLMVECKAPGVAITQKAFDQIALYNITHRIPLLAVSNGLQHYYCVIDFEKSSYQFIEGLPEYTAVQH; via the coding sequence ATGGATTTGCTGCAGCCTTTAAATCTTCCTCCCTATCCTTTTAAATTAACAGAACAAAACGGGCAGCTATACATTTTTGATGTGCTCCGAAAAAAGCAATTATTATTAACCCCCGAAGAATGGGTTCGTCAGCATTTTGTACAGTACCTGATGCAGATGAAGGGTTACCCCAAAACACTCATCAAACTGGAGGGCGGTTTAAAGGTTAACGGCATGGCTAAACGGAGTGACATTGTTATCTTTAATCAACATGGGGAAAAATCGCTGATGGTTGAATGCAAGGCACCGGGCGTGGCTATTACGCAAAAGGCGTTTGATCAGATTGCACTATATAATATCACCCATCGCATACCACTATTAGCCGTAAGCAACGGGTTGCAGCATTACTACTGTGTTATTGATTTTGAAAAATCCAGCTATCAGTTTATTGAAGGACTGCCAGAATACACCGCAGTGCAGCATTAG
- the holA gene encoding DNA polymerase III subunit delta, translating into MTANDIIKDIKNRKYKPIYLLHGEEPYFIDLISSQIEDSVLSDAEKGFNQTVWYGKDTDIMTVLNAAKRYPMMADYQVVIVKEAQDMKWGKEDADKKGINPVLSYFENPLNTTILVFCYKYGKFDKRKKAYKAIDKKGLVFESATLYDNKVPAWIESYGAGKNYKINAQAAAMLCEYLGNDLSKIANELDKLMLNIPVGQEITLKEIQDNIGISKEYNVFELQSALIRREVLKANQIINYFEANPKANPIVLILGNLNNFFSKVLLYHYVKGRTPQDAARELGVNPYFIKDYETASRTFDFYKCMQIIGWLREYDLKSKGMNSTASHGELLKELVFKILH; encoded by the coding sequence ATGACTGCCAACGATATTATCAAAGATATAAAAAACCGCAAGTATAAGCCTATCTATTTACTGCATGGCGAAGAGCCATACTTTATTGACCTCATCAGCAGCCAAATTGAAGATAGCGTACTGTCTGATGCAGAAAAAGGCTTTAATCAAACGGTATGGTACGGCAAAGACACAGACATCATGACAGTGTTAAACGCAGCTAAGCGTTACCCTATGATGGCCGATTACCAAGTGGTGATTGTGAAAGAAGCGCAGGACATGAAATGGGGTAAGGAGGATGCTGATAAAAAGGGGATTAACCCGGTGCTAAGCTATTTCGAAAATCCGTTAAATACCACTATACTGGTTTTTTGCTATAAGTATGGCAAGTTTGATAAGCGCAAAAAAGCTTACAAAGCCATCGACAAAAAAGGGCTGGTGTTTGAGTCGGCCACTTTATACGATAATAAGGTGCCGGCCTGGATTGAATCTTACGGTGCAGGTAAAAATTACAAAATAAATGCTCAGGCTGCTGCTATGCTGTGCGAATATTTAGGTAATGATTTATCAAAAATTGCCAATGAGCTTGATAAATTGATGCTTAACATTCCGGTGGGGCAGGAAATCACTTTAAAAGAAATTCAGGATAATATTGGCATTAGTAAAGAATATAATGTTTTTGAACTGCAATCGGCCCTAATCAGGCGCGAAGTGTTGAAGGCTAACCAAATCATCAATTACTTTGAAGCTAATCCTAAAGCAAATCCTATTGTACTGATTTTAGGCAACCTGAATAATTTTTTTAGTAAGGTGTTGCTTTATCATTATGTAAAGGGTAGGACACCTCAGGACGCCGCCCGTGAATTAGGTGTGAATCCTTATTTTATTAAAGATTACGAAACGGCCAGCCGCACATTCGATTTTTATAAATGTATGCAGATTATAGGTTGGCTGCGCGAATACGATTTAAAAAGTAAAGGCATGAATTCAACTGCCTCACATGGTGAGTTGTTAAAAGAACTTGTTTTTAAAATATTGCATTAA
- a CDS encoding EVE domain-containing protein, whose amino-acid sequence MQYWLVKSEPFKYSWEKFNQDGRTFWDGVRNYQARNNLKGMKEGDLVLFYHSNEGKAVVGIAKVVKEFYQDPTTDDANWVVVDLAPVEALKTPVTLEQIKADDRLKDVSLVRQGRLSVMGLKPEEFDRIIELGS is encoded by the coding sequence ATGCAATATTGGCTGGTAAAATCGGAGCCGTTTAAATACAGTTGGGAAAAATTTAACCAGGATGGCCGCACCTTTTGGGATGGTGTGCGGAACTATCAGGCCCGTAACAACCTAAAGGGGATGAAAGAAGGCGACCTAGTGCTGTTTTACCATAGTAACGAAGGTAAGGCTGTTGTGGGTATAGCTAAAGTGGTTAAAGAGTTTTACCAAGACCCCACAACTGATGATGCCAATTGGGTAGTGGTAGACCTTGCGCCGGTTGAAGCCTTAAAAACGCCGGTTACCCTGGAGCAAATTAAAGCCGACGACCGGTTAAAAGATGTTAGCCTGGTGCGTCAGGGCCGTTTATCGGTTATGGGCCTTAAGCCCGAGGAGTTTGATCGTATTATTGAATTAGGCAGTTAA
- a CDS encoding aldo/keto reductase codes for MKYRLFKDVEVAEVGLGTWQLGSADWGNVNEDAALQILKAYADAGGNFIDTADVYGMGISEQVIGKFLKAADREIHVATKLGRRGDAGNGWPQNFTYDAMKRQAEDSLQHLGVSQLFLEQLHCIPTEEMRSGKVFDHLRKLQQEGTIKYFGASVETSEEALLCLEQEGLASLQIIFNLFRQHVADEVFAKAKEKGVALIVRVPLASGLLSGKFDESTQFDNTDHRNFNANGEAFNAGETFSGIDFKEGVKLSNQIKQMLPGDRMAQWAIRWILDHPEVTTVIPGASKISQVNSNIESSNLPPLSADVHQQLRKLYDEQIHKRIRGHY; via the coding sequence ATGAAATACAGATTATTCAAGGACGTTGAAGTAGCGGAGGTTGGCTTAGGCACCTGGCAGTTGGGCAGTGCCGACTGGGGCAATGTGAACGAAGATGCCGCTCTGCAAATATTAAAGGCGTATGCGGATGCCGGGGGCAATTTTATTGACACCGCCGATGTGTATGGTATGGGCATCAGCGAACAAGTGATCGGTAAATTTTTAAAAGCCGCCGATCGCGAGATTCATGTAGCCACTAAGTTAGGCAGGCGTGGAGATGCCGGCAACGGCTGGCCGCAAAACTTTACTTATGATGCTATGAAGCGCCAGGCCGAAGATTCGCTGCAGCACCTCGGGGTATCGCAGTTATTTTTAGAGCAGCTGCATTGCATACCAACCGAAGAGATGCGCTCGGGCAAAGTGTTTGACCATTTGCGTAAACTGCAACAGGAGGGTACGATCAAATATTTTGGCGCCAGTGTCGAAACCTCAGAGGAGGCCTTGCTTTGCCTTGAGCAGGAGGGATTGGCTTCGCTGCAAATAATATTTAATTTATTCCGACAACATGTGGCCGACGAAGTTTTTGCTAAAGCTAAAGAAAAAGGTGTGGCGCTTATAGTCAGGGTGCCTTTAGCCAGTGGTTTGCTAAGCGGTAAGTTTGATGAGAGTACACAATTTGACAATACCGATCATCGTAACTTTAACGCCAACGGCGAGGCATTTAATGCAGGCGAAACCTTTTCAGGTATTGATTTTAAGGAGGGTGTAAAGCTAAGCAATCAGATTAAGCAGATGCTGCCCGGCGACCGTATGGCCCAATGGGCTATTCGCTGGATTTTAGACCACCCAGAGGTAACTACGGTAATACCGGGCGCTTCAAAAATAAGTCAGGTAAACAGTAATATTGAATCCTCCAATTTGCCGCCGCTTTCGGCCGATGTGCATCAGCAATTGCGAAAGTTATATGACGAGCAGATTCACAAAAGAATCAGAGGGCATTATTAA
- a CDS encoding quinone-dependent dihydroorotate dehydrogenase: protein MYSLLKPLLFKFDPEKVHYFVTRNLKRFNKVPGGSALSRSTWLVNDKQLERTVFGLKFKNPVGLAAGFDKNGDTIAEMANLGFGFIEVGTVTALPQPGNPKPRMFRLPADGALINRMGFNNLGVDVLASRIAAYRKTTEAAKNPVIIGGNIGKNKNTPNEDAVSDYIKCFDRLFDVVDYFVVNVSSPNTPGLRALQEKGPLMHILNTLQQRNRKNDISRPILLKIAPDLTDEQLNDIIEIVQQTGIAGVIATNTTISRDGLTSAPVVINEAGGLSGKPLTSRSTEVIKYLSAKSNQSFPIIGVGGIHSPKDAIEKLNAGASLIQLYTGFIYEGPGLIGRINKKLLSL from the coding sequence ATGTATTCGTTGCTCAAGCCGCTGTTATTCAAATTTGATCCCGAAAAGGTACATTATTTTGTTACCCGCAACCTTAAACGTTTTAACAAAGTACCGGGTGGCTCGGCCCTAAGCCGCAGCACCTGGCTGGTAAACGACAAGCAACTGGAGCGTACTGTTTTTGGATTGAAGTTTAAAAACCCGGTTGGCCTGGCGGCCGGTTTTGATAAAAACGGCGACACCATTGCCGAAATGGCTAACCTGGGCTTTGGCTTTATAGAAGTGGGTACGGTAACTGCCCTGCCGCAACCAGGCAACCCTAAACCACGCATGTTCAGGCTACCGGCAGATGGTGCTCTGATTAACCGGATGGGCTTTAATAACTTAGGCGTTGATGTACTTGCATCGCGCATAGCTGCGTATCGAAAAACTACAGAAGCCGCTAAAAACCCGGTGATTATTGGCGGCAACATCGGTAAAAATAAAAACACCCCTAACGAAGATGCTGTAAGTGACTACATTAAATGTTTTGACCGGCTGTTTGACGTAGTAGATTATTTTGTGGTTAACGTGAGCTCGCCCAACACGCCAGGCCTGCGGGCACTGCAAGAGAAAGGGCCGCTTATGCACATTTTAAATACCTTGCAGCAACGCAACCGCAAAAACGATATCAGCCGCCCGATACTGCTTAAAATAGCGCCCGATTTAACCGATGAACAACTGAACGATATTATAGAAATTGTACAGCAAACCGGCATTGCCGGGGTAATTGCCACCAATACTACGATTAGCCGTGACGGCCTAACTTCGGCACCCGTAGTAATAAATGAAGCAGGCGGGTTAAGTGGCAAACCGCTGACCAGCCGTTCTACCGAAGTCATCAAATACCTTTCAGCAAAATCGAATCAATCTTTCCCAATTATTGGGGTGGGCGGTATACACTCGCCCAAAGATGCCATAGAGAAACTGAATGCCGGTGCGTCATTAATCCAACTTTACACCGGGTTTATTTACGAAGGACCGGGTTTAATTGGCCGTATCAATAAAAAGCTCTTATCATTATAA
- a CDS encoding SGNH/GDSL hydrolase family protein, with translation MNNQFNRRSFINSAATATLAAIAVPGIVSAAVTKSSAKKLTLNDNDTILFQGDSITDAGRNKTNTTPNSIPMLGNGYAFLASGNLLMHHATKNLKIYNRGISGNKVYQLAERWDADCLQIKPNVLSIMIGVNDFWHTLTNGYAGTIETYRTDYRKLLDRTKQALPDVKLIIGEPFAVNGIKSVTDQWFPKFNEYRQAAREIADSYNAVWIPYQSVFDEAQKTAPGSYWTADGVHPTLAGANLMAEAWLKTVK, from the coding sequence ATGAATAATCAGTTTAATCGTCGTAGTTTTATTAATAGTGCCGCCACGGCAACTTTGGCCGCCATAGCAGTGCCAGGCATTGTGTCGGCCGCTGTTACTAAAAGCAGTGCAAAAAAGCTGACCTTAAATGATAACGATACCATACTGTTTCAGGGTGATAGCATCACCGATGCTGGTCGCAATAAAACCAATACCACGCCCAATAGCATACCCATGTTGGGTAATGGCTACGCCTTTTTAGCTTCGGGTAATTTGCTAATGCATCACGCCACTAAAAATCTCAAAATCTATAACCGGGGTATCAGCGGTAATAAAGTTTACCAATTAGCCGAGCGATGGGATGCCGACTGCCTGCAAATTAAGCCCAATGTGCTTAGTATCATGATTGGTGTAAACGATTTTTGGCACACGCTAACTAACGGTTATGCCGGAACCATCGAAACCTACCGTACCGATTACCGCAAACTGCTCGACCGTACCAAACAGGCGCTGCCAGATGTAAAGCTGATCATCGGCGAACCTTTTGCAGTCAATGGCATCAAGTCCGTTACCGACCAGTGGTTTCCCAAATTTAACGAATACCGCCAGGCTGCCCGCGAGATTGCGGATAGCTACAACGCCGTTTGGATTCCGTATCAAAGCGTATTTGACGAAGCCCAGAAAACAGCGCCCGGCAGTTATTGGACTGCTGATGGCGTGCACCCTACTTTAGCAGGAGCAAACCTGATGGCCGAGGCCTGGTTAAAAACGGTAAAGTAA